The Marinobacter subterrani genome has a segment encoding these proteins:
- the soxB gene encoding thiosulfohydrolase SoxB, with protein MTISRRDFLMAMQAAALAGLAPKLALAKGGEGLYDAPKFGNARLLHLTDIHAQLSPVHFREPNVNLGVGPSKGRVPHLVGTHFLNHFGVPLDTRRSHAFTFLNYTEAAQEYGKLGGFAHLKTLIDQLREQAGAGNSLLLDGGDLWQGSGTAFWTQGEDMVEASNRLGIDILTAHWEFTYPEEQIRKNLTAFKGEFLAQNVFLSEEAMFMGAESYDEASGRVFKPYTIRELGGKRIAIIGQAFPYTPIANPSYFIPDWRMGIRESEMQALVNEIREKEKVNVVVVLSHNGMDVDLKMASRVTGIDAILGGHTHDAVPQPTEVTNPGGKTLVSNAGTNGKYVAVLDLDISNNGVRGYKYKLLPVFSDLIKPDPAMTRFIEEVRAPYMDKLGEKLAIADELLYRRGNFNGTMDQVICDAQRKVLDAQISLSPGFRWGTTVLPGESITMDDVMNATAITYPETYVREMSGADLKLIMEDVADNLFNKDPYYQQGGDMVRVGGMDYTCDPTGTMNGRISDMRLDNGERIEANKMYKVAGWATVNSRAPGRPIWDVVADYLRSEKTVRINKFNTPALKNVAGNPGLEDYAG; from the coding sequence GTGACAATTTCCCGCAGAGACTTCCTTATGGCCATGCAGGCGGCAGCCCTTGCCGGGCTTGCTCCAAAACTTGCTTTGGCAAAAGGCGGCGAGGGGTTGTACGACGCACCGAAATTCGGCAATGCCCGATTGCTTCATCTCACCGATATTCATGCCCAGCTATCTCCGGTTCATTTCCGCGAACCCAACGTGAACCTGGGCGTTGGCCCCAGTAAGGGCAGGGTTCCGCACCTGGTCGGAACGCACTTTCTGAATCATTTCGGGGTTCCGTTAGACACCCGGCGCTCCCACGCATTCACTTTTCTCAATTACACGGAAGCGGCCCAGGAATATGGAAAGCTGGGCGGTTTCGCCCATCTGAAAACCCTCATTGATCAACTCCGGGAGCAGGCCGGTGCCGGCAATTCTCTGCTGCTCGACGGCGGCGATCTCTGGCAGGGATCCGGCACCGCATTCTGGACCCAGGGCGAGGATATGGTCGAGGCCAGCAACCGTCTTGGCATCGATATCTTGACGGCACACTGGGAATTCACCTATCCGGAAGAGCAAATTCGCAAAAACCTCACGGCCTTCAAGGGAGAGTTCCTGGCGCAGAACGTTTTCCTCTCTGAGGAAGCCATGTTTATGGGGGCGGAATCCTATGACGAAGCCAGTGGCCGGGTCTTCAAGCCGTACACCATCCGGGAGCTGGGCGGGAAGCGCATTGCGATCATCGGCCAGGCTTTTCCTTATACACCGATCGCCAATCCGTCCTACTTCATTCCTGACTGGCGCATGGGAATCCGGGAATCCGAGATGCAGGCGCTGGTCAATGAAATCCGGGAAAAGGAAAAGGTCAATGTGGTGGTGGTCCTTTCCCATAATGGCATGGACGTGGACCTGAAAATGGCAAGCCGCGTGACCGGGATTGATGCCATTCTTGGTGGCCACACCCATGACGCGGTCCCGCAACCCACCGAAGTGACAAACCCAGGTGGAAAAACCCTGGTGAGTAACGCTGGCACCAATGGTAAATATGTCGCGGTGCTGGATCTGGATATTAGCAATAACGGTGTCAGGGGCTACAAATACAAACTGTTGCCGGTCTTTTCGGATCTGATCAAACCCGATCCGGCCATGACCCGTTTTATTGAGGAAGTCCGGGCACCGTACATGGACAAGCTCGGAGAAAAACTCGCTATCGCCGACGAACTGCTTTATCGCCGGGGCAACTTCAACGGCACCATGGACCAGGTGATCTGTGACGCCCAGAGAAAGGTGCTAGATGCCCAGATCTCTCTTTCTCCGGGCTTCCGCTGGGGGACAACGGTGCTACCGGGTGAGTCCATCACCATGGATGACGTGATGAACGCTACGGCCATAACCTACCCGGAAACCTATGTCCGCGAGATGTCCGGCGCGGACCTCAAGCTGATCATGGAGGATGTGGCTGACAACCTGTTCAACAAGGATCCTTACTACCAGCAAGGCGGTGACATGGTGCGCGTTGGTGGCATGGATTATACCTGTGATCCAACAGGCACTATGAACGGTCGGATCTCGGACATGCGTCTGGATAATGGCGAGCGAATCGAAGCCAACAAGATGTACAAGGTTGCGGGTTGGGCCACCGTGAATTCCAGGGCACCCGGCCGGCCGATCTGGGATGTGGTTGCTGACTACCTGAGGTCAGAGAAGACAGTCAGGATCAACAAGTTCAACACACCGGCTCTCAAGAATGTAGCGGGCAATCCGGGGCTTGAAGACTACGCAGGATAG
- the soxA gene encoding sulfur oxidation c-type cytochrome SoxA — MLKAKIILVALGAALAMPQALAGSTPEEDRKEAVEYFKQMFPDVPFEEFVNGQYALNEDRRSQWESMQDFPPYEFAVADGKEMFETPFANGKTYASCFENGGIGIRQNYPYFDTEKNEVITLELAINRCREANGEEPLRWKKGAIASISAYMASTSKGKPINIKVPDDPDAMAAYQDGKKFYYSRRGQLNFSCASCHVQNPGKWIRADFLSPALGQPANFPVHRSKWGELGTLHRRFAGCNNNVRAEPLPAQSEEYRNLEYFLTYMSNGLPVVGPATRP; from the coding sequence ATGCTTAAAGCGAAAATCATTCTGGTCGCTCTCGGGGCGGCACTGGCCATGCCCCAGGCACTGGCGGGTTCGACACCGGAAGAAGACCGGAAAGAAGCGGTTGAATACTTCAAGCAGATGTTCCCGGACGTGCCTTTCGAGGAGTTCGTGAACGGCCAGTACGCGCTGAACGAAGACCGCCGCAGCCAGTGGGAATCCATGCAGGATTTCCCGCCCTATGAATTTGCGGTTGCGGACGGGAAGGAAATGTTCGAGACGCCGTTTGCCAATGGCAAGACCTACGCCAGCTGTTTCGAAAACGGCGGCATCGGGATCCGCCAGAACTATCCGTACTTCGACACGGAGAAGAACGAAGTTATTACTCTTGAGCTCGCCATAAACCGCTGTCGCGAGGCCAATGGTGAAGAGCCCCTGAGATGGAAGAAAGGGGCGATAGCATCGATTTCCGCTTACATGGCATCCACCTCCAAGGGCAAACCCATCAATATCAAGGTCCCGGATGATCCCGATGCAATGGCTGCTTATCAGGATGGCAAGAAGTTCTACTACAGCCGACGGGGACAGCTGAATTTTTCCTGCGCCAGCTGCCATGTCCAGAATCCCGGCAAATGGATTCGGGCGGACTTTCTGTCGCCAGCGTTGGGTCAACCGGCAAACTTTCCGGTACACCGTTCCAAATGGGGCGAGCTGGGTACGTTGCATCGCCGGTTCGCAGGCTGCAATAACAATGTCCGGGCAGAACCGCTGCCAGCCCAGAGCGAGGAATACCGAAATCTCGAATACTTCCTGACCTACATGAGCAATGGCCTGCCTGTTGTAGGACCGGCAACCCGACCATAG
- the soxZ gene encoding thiosulfate oxidation carrier complex protein SoxZ, with protein MASSIRVRAVESGGVTSLKTLVRHPMDSGFVKDSAGNVIPAHFIQVLTVSHNGKDVFVAEWGPAVSKDPFLECRFEGAKKGDKLTISWIDNEGESDSTIATIA; from the coding sequence ATGGCGTCCAGTATCAGAGTTCGTGCAGTAGAGAGTGGCGGTGTGACATCGCTGAAGACCCTGGTTCGACACCCTATGGATTCAGGGTTTGTAAAGGATTCGGCGGGCAATGTCATTCCAGCCCATTTCATTCAGGTTCTGACCGTTTCCCATAACGGCAAGGATGTATTTGTTGCCGAGTGGGGCCCTGCGGTATCCAAGGATCCGTTCCTGGAGTGTCGATTCGAAGGGGCCAAAAAAGGTGACAAGCTCACCATCAGTTGGATCGATAACGAGGGTGAGAGCGATTCAACCATCGCAACAATCGCCTGA
- the soxY gene encoding thiosulfate oxidation carrier protein SoxY, which translates to MTDQRRRGFLKGMLGAGVAGFALGSGIVPLRVEAATVPDASSWPKKAFKTPGVDETIAELYGMEATESDQITMDLPTIAQNGAVVPVTIETTLPNVSGIALLVAKNPNALAASFQIPEGTLPFVSNRLKMAETTDVVAVVISDGKAYKATQNVKVTVGGCGG; encoded by the coding sequence GTGACTGACCAAAGGCGAAGAGGTTTTTTAAAGGGGATGCTGGGCGCAGGCGTTGCTGGCTTTGCGTTGGGCTCCGGTATCGTTCCATTGCGCGTTGAGGCTGCGACTGTCCCTGATGCGTCCAGTTGGCCAAAGAAGGCGTTCAAGACGCCCGGGGTTGATGAAACCATTGCCGAACTCTACGGGATGGAAGCCACGGAATCTGACCAGATCACCATGGACCTGCCAACCATTGCCCAGAACGGCGCAGTAGTACCTGTGACTATTGAGACCACGCTTCCGAACGTATCCGGCATTGCCTTGCTGGTCGCCAAGAACCCCAATGCCCTGGCGGCCTCTTTTCAAATTCCGGAAGGCACACTGCCATTTGTATCGAACCGCCTGAAGATGGCGGAAACGACGGATGTGGTGGCGGTCGTGATTTCGGACGGAAAAGCCTACAAGGCGACCCAGAACGTGAAAGTTACCGTTGGCGGCTGCGGCGGCTAA
- the soxX gene encoding sulfur oxidation c-type cytochrome SoxX, which produces MRKGLISVCLTTLALGATAPVFAEPTQADIDRGKELAFSRKDGNCLACHQMDDGKLTGNIGPELANMTTRYPDRAVLFKRIWDETQFNPTTVMPPFGRHMILNEQEINRIVDYLYTL; this is translated from the coding sequence ATGCGAAAAGGCTTAATTTCCGTGTGCTTGACCACACTCGCACTGGGTGCAACTGCGCCAGTGTTCGCCGAACCAACCCAGGCTGACATTGACCGGGGAAAGGAACTCGCTTTCAGCCGGAAGGATGGGAATTGCCTGGCCTGCCACCAGATGGATGACGGCAAGCTAACCGGCAACATCGGGCCGGAACTGGCGAATATGACGACTCGCTATCCGGACCGGGCGGTTCTGTTCAAACGTATCTGGGACGAAACCCAGTTCAACCCGACGACGGTGATGCCGCCATTCGGAAGACACATGATACTGAACGAACAAGAAATAAACCGGATTGTTGATTACCTGTATACGCTCTAA
- a CDS encoding c-type cytochrome, whose amino-acid sequence MFSFHKSPRLIVSTCCGVFLASIPFFAAADQAGHYGYGEPATDKQIAAWDIDVRPDGMGLPEGSGTVDEGMAIFETQCSSCHGSFGEGMGRYPKLAGGEGSLTEDRPEKTVGSFWPYASTLWDYIHRAMPFFAPQSLTDDQVYALTAYVLNLNYIVDGDFVANKETLPKVVMPNQGNFTWEDPRPDVNNERCMKDCKEEATVSDSAAGKNLTPSTTGPLDEGITQ is encoded by the coding sequence ATGTTCAGCTTTCATAAATCACCACGCCTGATTGTCAGTACCTGTTGCGGTGTCTTTCTGGCATCGATTCCTTTCTTCGCTGCTGCCGATCAGGCCGGCCACTACGGGTACGGTGAACCCGCAACCGATAAACAGATTGCGGCCTGGGACATCGATGTTCGCCCTGATGGCATGGGGCTCCCCGAAGGCAGCGGCACTGTCGACGAAGGCATGGCCATTTTCGAGACGCAATGTTCGTCGTGTCACGGCTCCTTTGGTGAAGGCATGGGGCGCTATCCCAAGCTTGCGGGCGGGGAGGGCAGTCTTACCGAGGATCGCCCGGAAAAAACAGTAGGAAGTTTTTGGCCCTACGCCTCCACCCTCTGGGACTACATTCATCGGGCGATGCCGTTTTTTGCCCCCCAATCCCTGACCGATGACCAGGTTTATGCATTAACTGCCTACGTGCTGAATCTCAACTACATCGTCGACGGGGACTTTGTCGCCAACAAGGAAACGCTGCCAAAGGTGGTGATGCCCAACCAAGGTAACTTTACCTGGGAAGATCCGCGGCCCGACGTGAACAACGAGCGCTGCATGAAGGATTGCAAAGAGGAGGCAACCGTATCCGACTCGGCGGCGGGCAAGAACCTGACACCAAGCACGACCGGCCCCCTCGACGAAGGGATAACACAGTGA
- the soxC gene encoding sulfite dehydrogenase, with protein sequence MLGKLRRLNQGVSKVALEESERLPSSERRRFLRSGLFTAGGAMVGGALAGIAPKALAATPYPPGIPPWTRTLGAGVVTDPYGVPSPFEKEVIRRNVPWLTADKVSSISFAPLQHLKGIITPNGLFFERHHAGRPEIDPQQHRLMIHGLVERPIILSMEDLQRFPSVSQINFIECPANGGMEWRGAQLNSLQFLHGMVSCAEWTGVRLSTLLQEVGINPEGKWLLAEGADGAAMTRSIPLEKALDDVIVAYAQNGEALRREQGYPIRLVVPGWEGNTHVKWLRRLEVGDKPWMQREETSKYTDLMPDGTAHGFTWVMEAKSVITLPCPEMPLPGKGIHQIEGLAWSGRGKVKAVDVSIDGGRNWQQAQLREPVMSKSLTRFSLEWKWDGNPALLQSRVIDETGYVQPTLAQLIEARGTNSIYHKNSIQTWQVNADGSVVNVQLS encoded by the coding sequence ATGCTCGGCAAACTCCGCCGACTCAACCAGGGTGTATCCAAAGTGGCCCTGGAAGAGTCAGAACGCTTACCCTCATCAGAACGCAGACGTTTTCTCAGAAGCGGCCTGTTCACGGCCGGCGGTGCCATGGTAGGAGGTGCCCTCGCAGGCATTGCGCCGAAGGCCCTGGCCGCGACACCGTATCCGCCCGGGATTCCGCCATGGACCCGAACTCTCGGGGCGGGTGTGGTTACCGATCCTTACGGAGTACCATCCCCATTCGAAAAGGAGGTGATTCGCCGGAACGTACCCTGGCTGACTGCCGACAAAGTGTCATCAATCAGCTTTGCCCCCCTTCAACACCTGAAAGGCATCATTACTCCGAACGGTCTTTTCTTTGAGCGTCATCATGCTGGCCGCCCGGAAATCGACCCTCAGCAACACCGCCTGATGATTCATGGCCTTGTGGAGCGCCCGATCATTCTCTCCATGGAGGATCTGCAGCGATTCCCCAGCGTTTCCCAGATTAACTTTATCGAGTGTCCGGCCAACGGTGGCATGGAATGGCGTGGTGCCCAGCTCAATTCTCTGCAGTTCCTGCACGGAATGGTGAGCTGCGCCGAATGGACCGGCGTTCGGCTCTCCACGCTACTACAGGAAGTCGGCATCAATCCTGAGGGTAAGTGGTTGTTGGCCGAAGGCGCAGACGGTGCCGCCATGACCCGGAGTATTCCTCTCGAGAAGGCCCTTGATGATGTCATTGTGGCTTATGCCCAGAACGGTGAGGCACTGCGTCGGGAGCAGGGCTACCCAATTCGCCTGGTGGTGCCGGGCTGGGAGGGTAATACCCATGTGAAGTGGCTGCGCCGGCTGGAAGTGGGCGACAAGCCATGGATGCAGCGTGAGGAAACGTCCAAGTACACGGACCTGATGCCGGACGGCACAGCCCATGGCTTCACGTGGGTCATGGAAGCCAAGTCGGTTATCACATTACCGTGCCCCGAAATGCCACTGCCTGGCAAGGGTATTCACCAGATTGAAGGGCTGGCGTGGAGCGGTCGCGGCAAGGTGAAAGCGGTCGATGTGTCGATTGATGGCGGTCGGAACTGGCAGCAGGCGCAACTACGGGAACCGGTTATGTCGAAATCGCTGACCCGGTTCTCCCTTGAGTGGAAGTGGGACGGCAATCCTGCGTTGCTGCAATCACGGGTGATAGATGAAACCGGGTACGTACAGCCAACGCTGGCGCAGCTCATAGAGGCTCGCGGTACCAACTCGATCTATCACAAGAACTCGATCCAGACCTGGCAAGTCAACGCGGACGGGAGTGTGGTCAATGTTCAGCTTTCATAA
- a CDS encoding MBL fold metallo-hydrolase, which produces MSADDVYYFRGQSGVPGKQNEGFTANSGFVITGDGVVVFDALGTPSLGAAMIDKIRELTELPITHVVISHYHADHVYGLQAFRELTKAKVIAQEESSLYINSPDTTQRLEQRKQALSPWVDDNTRVVAPDLTFKEEMSLESGQHRFRIVHAGPAHSPDDSLMMVEPAGVLFSGDIIQNERVPFLASSEVDTANWMRAIEKVRELNPRILIPGHGKASENAMEALNFTYDYLAYVRDRMGTAVEAWIEFENAYEQTDWSRYENLPAFEASNKANAYRVYLEMEKAALGGG; this is translated from the coding sequence GTGAGCGCGGACGACGTTTACTATTTCCGTGGCCAGTCGGGGGTTCCGGGTAAACAGAACGAAGGTTTCACGGCCAATTCAGGATTTGTAATAACTGGGGACGGTGTAGTGGTGTTCGATGCCTTGGGAACACCGAGCCTCGGTGCCGCAATGATCGATAAAATCCGCGAACTGACGGAATTGCCCATCACCCACGTTGTGATCAGTCATTATCATGCAGACCATGTTTACGGTCTCCAGGCCTTCAGGGAGCTGACCAAAGCGAAGGTCATTGCCCAGGAAGAATCTAGTCTCTATATCAACAGCCCGGATACGACGCAGCGGCTGGAACAGCGTAAGCAAGCGCTCTCACCCTGGGTGGATGACAACACCAGGGTGGTCGCTCCTGATCTCACCTTTAAGGAGGAGATGTCGCTGGAATCCGGTCAACACCGGTTTCGTATCGTGCACGCCGGACCCGCCCATTCTCCGGATGACAGCCTGATGATGGTGGAGCCCGCCGGTGTTCTGTTTTCGGGCGATATAATCCAGAACGAACGGGTTCCGTTCCTTGCCAGCTCCGAGGTAGACACCGCGAACTGGATGAGGGCCATCGAGAAAGTCAGGGAACTGAACCCCCGAATTTTGATCCCCGGTCATGGCAAGGCATCGGAAAATGCCATGGAAGCTCTGAATTTCACCTATGACTATCTGGCGTATGTCCGGGACCGCATGGGCACTGCCGTTGAGGCGTGGATCGAGTTCGAAAATGCCTATGAACAAACGGACTGGTCCCGCTACGAAAACCTGCCGGCATTCGAGGCGTCCAACAAGGCCAACGCCTACCGGGTTTACCTTGAGATGGAAAAAGCAGCCCTGGGTGGAGGTTAG
- a CDS encoding ATP-dependent zinc protease family protein, with translation MRFRGKILLIGTLLAISTFVHPAESTDNVKNRIPDVLGFVEWVVLKDTSLRLKSRLDTGARTSSLHAVNVEPFEKDDQKWVRFQIPLGDHDDQPTEGTLEHEDVILKFERPVERTVLIKRKGAPSQRRFVVRMEFCIAGTIHETQFSLADRGRFSYPVLLGRRFMRDDHILVDSADSFLAERECECSSLEELTEESGAKLIR, from the coding sequence ATGAGGTTTCGAGGAAAGATATTGCTGATTGGAACACTGCTGGCTATTTCGACATTCGTCCACCCGGCAGAATCCACCGACAACGTTAAGAACCGGATTCCAGACGTACTTGGCTTTGTCGAATGGGTGGTATTGAAAGACACCTCGCTCCGGCTCAAATCCCGCCTGGACACCGGTGCCAGAACCTCATCGCTGCATGCCGTGAACGTCGAGCCGTTCGAGAAAGACGATCAAAAGTGGGTGAGATTTCAGATTCCCCTGGGCGACCATGATGACCAGCCAACGGAAGGGACACTGGAGCACGAAGACGTGATCCTGAAGTTCGAGCGCCCGGTTGAGCGGACCGTGCTGATCAAACGCAAAGGCGCACCATCCCAGAGGCGATTTGTGGTGCGCATGGAGTTTTGTATCGCTGGAACCATCCATGAAACCCAGTTTTCACTGGCAGACCGGGGTCGTTTTTCCTATCCGGTATTGTTGGGCCGTCGATTTATGCGCGATGACCATATCCTGGTTGATTCCGCAGACTCCTTTCTCGCAGAACGGGAATGCGAGTGCAGCAGCCTCGAAGAATTGACAGAAGAGAGCGGTGCAAAATTGATCCGCTGA
- a CDS encoding acyl carrier protein phosphodiesterase: MNHLAHVFLAPDSPEARVGSILGDFTRGVDIGELPNAVRQGVHHHRAVDSFTDQHPDVLASKTVFSRQRRRFAGVALDILYDHFLLKHWDKFSELEREQFIHRIYDELQDHEHLMPAPMAKVTRRMVWHDWFGAYKDLESIGYALDRVADRIRFPNSFAGIITEIRSNHDALEQRFLSFFTDLQKFAGDIE, from the coding sequence TTGAACCACCTGGCCCACGTATTCCTTGCACCTGATTCACCGGAAGCCCGGGTGGGCAGCATCCTCGGTGATTTCACCCGGGGCGTCGATATCGGGGAACTCCCGAACGCAGTGAGGCAGGGCGTTCACCACCATCGGGCGGTGGACAGCTTCACCGACCAGCACCCCGATGTCCTCGCCAGCAAAACGGTTTTCTCCAGGCAGCGTCGGCGGTTTGCAGGGGTTGCCCTGGATATTCTCTACGATCATTTCCTGCTCAAACACTGGGATAAATTCAGCGAACTTGAAAGGGAACAATTTATCCACCGTATCTACGATGAATTACAGGACCACGAACACCTGATGCCGGCGCCCATGGCAAAAGTGACCCGCCGGATGGTCTGGCACGACTGGTTTGGCGCTTACAAAGACCTGGAAAGCATCGGTTATGCCCTGGACCGCGTTGCTGATCGCATCCGTTTCCCGAACAGTTTTGCCGGCATCATCACCGAGATCCGGAGCAACCATGATGCGCTGGAACAACGATTTCTTTCATTTTTCACGGATTTACAGAAGTTTGCAGGGGATATTGAATGA